Proteins encoded together in one Amphritea japonica ATCC BAA-1530 window:
- a CDS encoding YhcB family protein, translating to MEENSVWIIGIVTLAAGTLIGYLMGRSGDNSGQQKLVDQLNEAQQELNEYKGQVNGHFEKTAELVNNLTESYREVHQHLAQGSESLCKGEHSPAQLNSDTQSKLTELTDNEQDEQIPTVTEEMAPEPEEPEAVEPPRDYAPKSPDEEGTLSEKFGLKKEQEADEGEDIPPILKDHVPDNSPKDSDTKASV from the coding sequence TCGTTACCCTGGCAGCCGGCACATTGATCGGTTATCTGATGGGCCGTTCCGGTGACAACTCTGGCCAACAGAAGTTAGTCGATCAATTGAATGAAGCTCAGCAGGAGCTAAATGAGTATAAAGGACAGGTCAACGGTCACTTCGAAAAAACCGCAGAGCTGGTCAACAACCTGACAGAAAGTTACCGAGAAGTGCACCAGCACTTGGCACAGGGTTCAGAAAGCCTATGCAAAGGGGAACATTCACCAGCTCAGCTGAACAGTGATACTCAGTCCAAACTTACTGAACTGACTGACAACGAGCAAGATGAGCAAATACCAACGGTCACCGAAGAAATGGCTCCTGAACCTGAAGAGCCTGAAGCTGTTGAGCCTCCTCGAGACTACGCGCCTAAAAGCCCGGATGAAGAGGGTACTCTGTCTGAAAAATTTGGGCTCAAGAAGGAACAGGAAGCAGACGAGGGAGAAGATATCCCACCGATTTTAAAGGACCATGTCCCCGATAATAGCCCGAAGGATAGTGATACCAAGGCGTCAGTCTGA